The genomic region GCCCCCGGGGCTGGTCACGTAGGGGTAACCGCTGGCCGCACAAATATCGCTAAAATAAGCCAGGCTTTCGGTCAATACATCCTGCACCCGAGCATAGGGGTGCTCCGGGTTAACCTCCACTAACCGGACAATCTCCTGCAGGGGATCATCACAAACCTGCTCCGGTTGATCCAGACGGTAACCCCAAAGATCAATACAGCCGGAAGAAAGCCCCAGGGCTCCTGACCCCTTGGCCACCACCAGCACTTGCTTACCTTGTTCTGCTGCTTGGGCCGCAGCCATTAGTCCGGAGAGACCGGCGCCAATTACCAATACGTCTGTTTTTTTCTGCATCATTTCATTCTCTCCATCCCAAATAGTGAGCTATAAATGGCCGTTGATAATTGTGCTTCCCGCAATTGCTGTCCCCATAAAACCGGCCTGATACCCTTCCACCGTTTCTGCAAGAAATTGCTTAAATAAGCCCGGTGATTGCCGGCAAATCGGTCATATTTGGCCAGGGCCCCCAGGGTACGGTAGCTGCAAAAGGTCCCCTGGCAAGTGCCCATGCCCATTCTGGTCTTACGGCGGATATCACCCAGGGCAAAACATGTTTCATCCTGGGCCACGTGACTAATTTCCGCCAGGCTGACCAGTTCACACTCACAGAACATTTTTTGTAGCTCGGGTTTTTGCTCCGCCTGTTCCACCACCTTGGCAAAGTCGTCCCCCAGTCGCTCGGCGGCCTTTTGCGCCCCGGGTATTCCAAAGACCTTTTTCCCCCGCTGCAATAATTCATCGGCCACGGGGGCGGTCAAGGGTTCTTCCGCTGTCCGACAGGGTTTATTGACCCCCAGCCGGGCGGCCACCAAATCCACCGTTTTTTCAGCCATCAGACGGAAGGTGGTAAACTTACCGCCGACAATGCTGACAAAACCGGTTAAACCGTCCAACTGTTGGTGATCCAGTAAAGCAAAGTTACGGGTGACAGCCCGCCCCTCAGCGGCATTACCCGGCTGGTATAGAGGCCGCACCCCGGCGAAGGCCCGAATCATCCGATAATTCTCTAACTCCGGCACCAGCTCGCGGCCAATTTGCAACAGCCTGAGCACTTCACTTTGTTCCGGTTGGCTGCAAGCCGGGTTATCAACGGTCATGGAGGTGGTACCCAGGATAGTAATGGTGCCGTGGGGAACAAAAATATCCCCGTCCCCCGGCGGCCGCAGTCGGTTAACTACCCGGTTCATCAGCCTGTGATTAAAGGCCACCAACGTACCCTTATCCTTAATCACCTTTAGTTCCAGGCCAGCCAGGGCGGCTATTTCACCGGCCCAGGCACCGGCGGCGTTAATCACCGTCTCACACTCAATGAACTGTTTTGCCCCGGTCAGTTGATTGGTTACCTCTACCCCGGTAACCCGACCGTTACTTTGGTGGATGGCAGTGACCCTGGTATAGGTCATGATTTTGGCCCCGTAACGCCGGGCCGAATTAACATTTCCCCAAAGCACCCGAAAACCGTCCACCGCCGCATCCGGTACTTTAAAGGCCCTGGTGATATTGGTCCCCAAAACAGGGTTAGCCTGTAACAGTTCCTGTACATCTATTTCCTCAGGATCAATACCCGCATCTTGACAGGCGGCAACCCACCGGTCAACATAAGCCGGGTCATCTCCGGGTGCCTGTACAAAAAGTCCGCCAATGGGTTCCACACAGTTGGCCGCAATCCGGCGCAAAATTTTATTCTCCTCCAGGCACTCCCGGGCCGCTGCTTGATCCTTCACCGCATAACGGGCCCCGCTATGGAGCAGCCCGTGGAAGCGAGAACTGGTCCCGTGGGCCAGGTCCCCCTGTTCTACCAGTATCCCGGATATACCCCGGAGGGCCAGGTCACGGAGAATACCGGTTCCGGTGGCCCCGCCACCTATTACCACCACCTGAGTTTTATCCGTTTTCATAGTTAGACCTCCTTAAAAAAGAAAACGGCTCCATGCACATTCCTGCCGGAATGTCCATATGAGCCGTCTCCTCATCTCCTGGCCTGAATAGCAGCTAATAAAAAACCCCAAATGAGCAATTCTAAAAAATTGCTTACCATGGGGGCTTATCTCTGTTACTCCTTACCTGCTATCAAATTGTCTGGTATAAAACAAAATATTCTTGCTAACCTTTTATTTAAATGTTCTTTATATTTTATAACTTATTATTCTACATATTTCAACTCTTCCCTGCTGGAAAGTTACAAATTTTTTTAAAAAGTTATATTCCAGAGGTGCCTAAGACTGGTGGAAATGGCATCCATACCTTTGCTAAGAGCTTCTCTTACATCATCTTCGGTTTTTAGCAGCCCCCCGCCCAGTACAGGTAAGGCCAGGGCATTTTTTATTTCCTTAATAATGCGGGCAGGTACGATGGCCGGTAGAATTTCTACCGCCGTGGGTTTAACATGGCCAGCCACCCGGATGGCTGTTTTAATAGATTCCGAGTCTACGATAAACAGTCTTTGGATGACAAAGACCTCTTCTTCATTAGCATACTTTACTAAACTTGACTTGGTGGTAACAATGCCGCTCACACCTATTCTTTTAAGCAGGTGAATACCTGACCTATCCTTACCGATCCCTTCCATGAGGTCAATATGAACTAACAAAGGCTTATCGGCTGCCCGCACCCTTTTAACCATCTGAGGCAAGTAATTAATATCACCGTTTAAAAGAAATATAACTTTGATATTGGGGTGGCGGATGGCCTCCTCCAGATCTTCAGGCCGGCGAATGGCGGCACCAATTTTTTTCTCCAGTATTACGTCCCGTAAAGATTCCATAACAACCTCCACAAATTAAGATGTCCTTCTAATAGTTTCCGTCAATTAATAGTTTCCGTCAACCACAATAAAAAATAACCCTTTAAGGGGTTATCAACTATACACATCCAGAATCAGACCGGTGATTTTATCCACCTCCGCCACAATGTCTATACAGTCCCTTTGCTGTTCCAGTAACTTTTTGGTTAACTGATCCACTTCTTGATTAATCACTTCCACCCTGGTATAGACAGTACTATAGTTAATACTCCGGTCATGTCTTAGTTTATAATAGTTTTTTAGCACAAAGGATAAATAATTTTTAATTGCATCCTTGTATTCCCGAATGGCCGCCTCAGTGGTGCCAGCCTTTAACCTGTTACCGGCGGCTTTAATTTTATCCACCATCTCACTTAACTGCCTTTGCGTTTGCTCTTTTTCGGCGGTGTCCAGGGTGTTAGAGAAAGTTTGATTAATTTTAGCCCCCTCCCCCGCGGCGGGAGATTTGGCTACACCGGCGGTGGTTTTATTCTTGTCCAACAAAGTTGCTATTTTCACAATGCCCCACCCCTTTTGCTTAAATATCAGTAACCTATTCGCCATGCCAAGGGCATTTCCTTTATTACTAAGGGCCGGGAAATAACGTTAAAAATACTGATTTATGCTGATAAGACGTTATTCCCCTTGTTTATGCCAACCTTTTAGTTTAAAACCCTGCGGAACCTGGAAAAAACTTATATGATGTAGTGAAAAACTTATGTGGACTTTAATCTAATTATCTGGTAAATTAGTTATTAATAATTGAAAAAGGAGGGGAGACAGTGCCACAGATTGTTCCGGTTAATACAAGAGAAGACATCTTTTCACAGTACCTTGACACTCCAATTGGTGATTTAATTGAGTATCACAACTTTGGTAAACCCTTTGAGAAAAAATATGTCCATGCCGATATCTTAATTGGCATGTGCATGGATAACCGTAAGCACCTTAATATTCCTGAAAAATTTGCCTATATTATAAGAACCGGGGGAGGAAATATGCGCCTCTCCGAG from Desulfotomaculum nigrificans DSM 574 harbors:
- a CDS encoding glycerol-3-phosphate responsive antiterminator, yielding MESLRDVILEKKIGAAIRRPEDLEEAIRHPNIKVIFLLNGDINYLPQMVKRVRAADKPLLVHIDLMEGIGKDRSGIHLLKRIGVSGIVTTKSSLVKYANEEEVFVIQRLFIVDSESIKTAIRVAGHVKPTAVEILPAIVPARIIKEIKNALALPVLGGGLLKTEDDVREALSKGMDAISTSLRHLWNITF
- the glpA gene encoding anaerobic glycerol-3-phosphate dehydrogenase subunit GlpA, giving the protein MKTDKTQVVVIGGGATGTGILRDLALRGISGILVEQGDLAHGTSSRFHGLLHSGARYAVKDQAAARECLEENKILRRIAANCVEPIGGLFVQAPGDDPAYVDRWVAACQDAGIDPEEIDVQELLQANPVLGTNITRAFKVPDAAVDGFRVLWGNVNSARRYGAKIMTYTRVTAIHQSNGRVTGVEVTNQLTGAKQFIECETVINAAGAWAGEIAALAGLELKVIKDKGTLVAFNHRLMNRVVNRLRPPGDGDIFVPHGTITILGTTSMTVDNPACSQPEQSEVLRLLQIGRELVPELENYRMIRAFAGVRPLYQPGNAAEGRAVTRNFALLDHQQLDGLTGFVSIVGGKFTTFRLMAEKTVDLVAARLGVNKPCRTAEEPLTAPVADELLQRGKKVFGIPGAQKAAERLGDDFAKVVEQAEQKPELQKMFCECELVSLAEISHVAQDETCFALGDIRRKTRMGMGTCQGTFCSYRTLGALAKYDRFAGNHRAYLSNFLQKRWKGIRPVLWGQQLREAQLSTAIYSSLFGMERMK
- a CDS encoding YaaR family protein, which produces MKIATLLDKNKTTAGVAKSPAAGEGAKINQTFSNTLDTAEKEQTQRQLSEMVDKIKAAGNRLKAGTTEAAIREYKDAIKNYLSFVLKNYYKLRHDRSINYSTVYTRVEVINQEVDQLTKKLLEQQRDCIDIVAEVDKITGLILDVYS